The following proteins come from a genomic window of Deinococcus malanensis:
- a CDS encoding SWIM zinc finger family protein codes for MALTPDSIFALAPDGGSASSARSLATPTRWPVLNAPGGVLWGHCQGSGKTPYLTAVDLDGYASKCSCPSRKFPCKHALALMLLSVSHAGSFGAGVSPESIQAWLQGRQQRAVQKVDQEAAVATKDVDPAAWARRRAARERKVSGGLAGLDMFLQDLVRDGLAHAAARPYTDWDTQAARLVDAQVPGAARQTRRIPELLGDPAALLAHLAQLHLLCEAWARREKLEAEQQADLRAALGFPLNQADLPAAQAARWDVLGQITLSEDDLTTRRTWLRCGGQDALLLDFAAAGRALLPGLPVGQSIEAEVSFAPSAAPQRAVIRGEVRSAAPLGALTGVTLEALLDTHAQALARNPWRERTVHLLGPVWLLPGWQVVDEAGHALPLAGDERLLLGLLARSAGGPVTVFGEWDGLGFLPLSLRGPSGVTPLRRREPS; via the coding sequence ATGGCTCTGACTCCTGACAGTATTTTTGCTTTGGCGCCCGATGGCGGCAGTGCCTCCAGCGCGCGAAGTCTGGCCACACCCACCCGTTGGCCGGTCCTCAACGCGCCCGGTGGTGTGCTTTGGGGCCATTGCCAGGGAAGCGGCAAGACTCCTTATCTGACAGCTGTAGACCTTGACGGGTATGCGAGCAAATGCAGTTGCCCCAGCCGGAAATTTCCCTGCAAGCACGCCCTGGCGCTGATGCTGTTGTCTGTGTCTCACGCCGGCAGCTTCGGTGCCGGAGTTTCCCCCGAAAGCATCCAGGCCTGGCTGCAGGGCCGCCAGCAGCGCGCCGTTCAGAAAGTGGATCAGGAGGCTGCGGTTGCCACAAAGGACGTGGACCCCGCCGCATGGGCCAGGCGCCGCGCCGCCCGTGAACGAAAAGTCTCGGGCGGGCTGGCCGGTCTGGATATGTTCTTGCAGGATCTGGTGCGTGACGGTCTGGCCCATGCCGCCGCCCGCCCCTATACCGACTGGGACACCCAGGCCGCCCGGCTGGTGGACGCCCAGGTCCCAGGCGCCGCCCGGCAGACCCGCCGTATCCCCGAACTGCTGGGTGATCCGGCCGCGCTGCTGGCCCATCTGGCGCAGCTGCACCTGTTATGCGAAGCCTGGGCACGCCGCGAGAAGCTGGAAGCGGAACAGCAGGCTGACCTGCGCGCGGCTCTGGGATTCCCCCTGAATCAGGCTGACCTGCCGGCGGCGCAAGCGGCGCGCTGGGATGTGCTCGGGCAGATCACGCTCAGCGAGGATGACCTGACCACCCGCCGCACCTGGCTGCGCTGCGGCGGACAGGACGCTCTGCTGCTGGACTTTGCCGCAGCGGGACGTGCCCTGTTGCCCGGGCTCCCGGTCGGGCAGAGCATAGAGGCCGAGGTCAGTTTTGCTCCCTCTGCGGCTCCTCAGCGGGCTGTGATCCGGGGCGAAGTCCGGAGCGCTGCGCCGTTGGGCGCCTTGACGGGGGTCACCCTGGAGGCCCTGCTCGACACCCATGCCCAGGCTCTGGCGCGAAATCCCTGGCGCGAACGCACGGTCCATCTGCTGGGCCCCGTCTGGCTGCTGCCGGGCTGGCAGGTTGTGGATGAAGCCGGACACGCCCTGCCGCTGGCCGGTGACGAGCGCCTGCTGCTGGGGCTGCTCGCCCGCAGTGCCGGTGGGCCGGTGACGGTTTTTGGAGAGTGGGACGGCCTAGGCTTTCTGCCGCTCAGCCTGCGGGGCCCGTCGGGAGTCACGCCGCTGCGGCGCCGGGAGCCGTCATGA
- a CDS encoding DUF5691 domain-containing protein, translated as MNDFHALLACALVGTSRAALPVHEDPPLADLLNALAGTPEQVLLSRASLAASVRQAGRAPDRAAAALPVAAPQEPQPEAPPCAARHLPLVLGTPLLPEWLQLCAAAGWHVPPDSLPELLDLARHDTSLREQLRPVLGERGVWLCAFNPDWRFFSGGEAASGPEPEAWEEASETGREGMFRSWRARDPQAARELLRLHFAAERVGTRRRLLLALLDTLGPEDAVLEPLLEEALNDRSTEVAHLAREVVRSWPGSALNLRYAARAQAVLPDGLGVRLAAGEDVALPLPPTPDPDLKRDGLLDPDRRDGHTGVSLLRVLVGAAHPQALLDMLDLSPAQLVALAAQVDALDALAARTVVTRHASCAQALLPHFPREAGLLRLGPVAALYAQLRQVLATRQADEAQHLLEVLPSPWPADLSRDVVQTLRDRLDNMTSYSAWDASWQRLHALTSLRADPTTPSPEPLSDAALEFAHRALGQLLGTLSLRAQMHADFQQGATS; from the coding sequence ATGAACGATTTTCACGCCCTGCTGGCCTGTGCCCTGGTGGGAACTTCACGCGCGGCCCTGCCGGTCCACGAGGACCCACCCCTGGCGGATCTGCTGAACGCTCTTGCGGGCACCCCGGAACAGGTGCTGCTCTCGCGTGCCTCGCTGGCGGCCAGCGTCCGGCAGGCCGGACGGGCTCCGGACCGCGCTGCCGCTGCGCTGCCGGTCGCGGCTCCCCAGGAGCCTCAACCCGAAGCCCCACCGTGCGCGGCCCGGCACCTGCCGCTGGTCCTTGGTACTCCCCTGCTGCCGGAATGGCTGCAACTCTGTGCCGCCGCCGGCTGGCACGTGCCACCGGACTCGCTGCCTGAGCTGCTGGATCTGGCCCGGCATGACACCAGCCTGCGTGAACAGCTGCGTCCGGTGCTGGGCGAGCGCGGCGTGTGGCTCTGTGCATTCAATCCCGACTGGCGCTTTTTCTCTGGAGGGGAGGCGGCCTCAGGCCCGGAGCCGGAGGCCTGGGAAGAAGCCAGCGAGACCGGCCGTGAGGGCATGTTTCGCTCGTGGCGTGCCAGAGACCCGCAAGCAGCGCGCGAACTGCTGCGCCTTCACTTCGCTGCAGAGCGGGTCGGGACCCGCCGGCGCCTGCTGTTGGCCCTGCTCGACACCCTGGGCCCAGAGGACGCCGTGCTCGAACCTCTGCTGGAAGAGGCCCTGAACGACCGCAGCACCGAGGTGGCTCATCTGGCCCGTGAGGTGGTGCGCTCCTGGCCAGGCAGTGCCCTCAACCTCCGCTATGCGGCGCGGGCCCAGGCGGTGCTGCCGGATGGCCTGGGCGTGCGTCTGGCGGCGGGAGAGGACGTGGCTTTGCCCCTCCCACCCACGCCAGACCCGGACCTGAAGCGTGACGGGCTCCTCGACCCGGACCGGCGGGACGGCCACACTGGCGTGTCGCTGCTGCGCGTTTTAGTAGGTGCGGCCCATCCACAGGCTCTGCTGGACATGCTGGACCTGTCACCCGCGCAGCTTGTGGCGCTGGCCGCTCAGGTGGATGCGCTGGACGCCCTGGCGGCCCGCACGGTGGTGACCCGGCATGCTTCCTGCGCACAGGCCCTGCTGCCCCACTTTCCACGGGAAGCCGGCTTGCTGCGCCTGGGTCCGGTGGCCGCACTGTACGCCCAGCTCAGGCAGGTGCTGGCGACCCGGCAGGCGGACGAAGCGCAGCACCTCCTTGAAGTGCTGCCCAGTCCCTGGCCGGCTGACCTCAGCCGGGACGTCGTGCAGACGCTGCGTGACCGACTGGACAATATGACCTCGTACTCCGCCTGGGACGCGTCCTGGCAGCGGCTGCATGCCCTGACTTCGTTGCGTGCCGACCCCACCACGCCCTCACCCGAGCCCCTGTCCGATGCTGCCCTGGAGTTTGCCCACCGGGCGCTGGGTCAGCTGCTGGGCACCCTCAGCCTGCGCGCGCAGATGCACGCTGACTTTCAGCAAGGAGCCACGTCATGA
- a CDS encoding ATP-binding protein, translating into MTHADQIQARPDVQRQHAEQAYAHELAALAAHDDRPRPPCWNLSPQAVLTYLLGGRSGDGTPISPKYIGERRLMEIAVATLATDRALLLIGVPGTAKSWVSEHLAAAISGDSTLLVQGTAGTSEESIRYGWNYARLLAEGPSPAALVESPILRAMRDGKIARLEELTRVQSDVQDTLITVLSEKTLPVPELNTEVQAVRGFNLIATANNRDKGVNDLSSALKRRFNTVVLPVPDSLDDEVSIVVQRVTQLAAALEIPAAPPALEEVRRIVTVFRELRAGVTEDGKTKLKSPSGSLSTAEAISVVNQGLSLAAHFGNGELGAHDTAASLVGAVIKDPVQDGVIWREYLETVARKRDDWKAFYKACRAVS; encoded by the coding sequence ATGACCCACGCCGACCAGATCCAGGCCCGCCCCGACGTCCAGCGTCAGCATGCCGAACAGGCCTATGCCCATGAGCTGGCCGCACTCGCCGCACACGACGACCGGCCACGTCCACCCTGCTGGAACCTCAGCCCCCAGGCAGTCCTGACCTATCTGCTGGGTGGACGCTCAGGCGACGGTACCCCAATTTCGCCCAAATACATCGGCGAGCGGCGGCTGATGGAAATTGCCGTGGCTACCCTGGCCACCGACCGGGCCCTGCTGCTGATCGGGGTGCCGGGCACCGCCAAAAGCTGGGTCAGCGAGCACCTGGCGGCAGCGATTTCCGGCGACAGCACCCTGCTGGTTCAGGGCACCGCTGGCACCAGCGAGGAAAGCATCCGCTACGGCTGGAACTACGCGCGCCTGCTGGCCGAGGGCCCCAGCCCGGCTGCACTGGTGGAAAGTCCCATCCTGCGTGCCATGCGGGACGGAAAAATTGCCCGGCTGGAGGAACTGACCCGCGTCCAGAGCGACGTGCAGGACACCCTGATCACGGTGCTGTCGGAAAAGACCCTGCCAGTGCCGGAACTGAACACCGAGGTGCAGGCGGTGAGAGGCTTCAACCTGATTGCCACCGCCAACAACCGCGACAAGGGTGTCAACGACCTGTCCAGCGCCCTGAAGCGCCGTTTCAATACGGTAGTGCTGCCGGTACCGGACAGCCTGGACGATGAGGTGAGCATCGTGGTTCAGCGCGTGACCCAGCTGGCGGCAGCCCTGGAAATTCCAGCTGCCCCTCCCGCACTGGAGGAAGTGCGGCGCATCGTGACTGTCTTCCGCGAACTGCGTGCCGGGGTCACCGAGGACGGCAAGACCAAACTCAAGAGCCCCAGTGGCAGCCTCAGCACCGCTGAGGCGATCAGTGTGGTTAACCAGGGACTGAGCCTCGCGGCACACTTCGGCAACGGGGAGCTTGGAGCACACGACACGGCCGCGAGCCTCGTCGGTGCGGTGATCAAGGACCCGGTACAGGACGGCGTGATCTGGCGCGAGTACCTGGAGACGGTGGCCCGCAAGCGTGACGACTGGAAGGCGTTTTACAAGGCGTGCAGGGCAGTGAGCTGA
- a CDS encoding DUF5682 family protein: protein MSEISLFPIRHHGPGSARSLEHALNHLQPDLFLVEGPADADPVLPFLTRSDLQPPVALLGYVADDPSRASFWPFASFSPEFVAFRWAAAAGVTARFMDLPASATLAQEKTPDTGDDLHTDPLRLLAEAAGHSDFERWWETLVEARGDDFEVFGAVLEAMQAVRGDAPPASGTEAQREAFMRQTLRAAHKEGFQRVAVVCGAWHAPALDLGGFRAKDDAALLRGLPKVKVNLTWVPWTHGRLSVHSGYGAGVRSPGYYHHLFTTPEHVTERWFARVARLLRAERLDASSASVIEATRLAGTLAALRGRRLPGLDELNEAALSVFGWDSDLPLRLIERQLVVGETLGRVPEDTPSVPLAQDLARQQKRLRLKVQPDPLDLTLDLREDHDLARSALFHRLNLLGVPWAQARYSGGRGTFKEAWALAWAPEFSVRLVEASRWGQTVESAATSHAMNRAREAGTLGDLTALLEAIRYADLPGALTPALSALDARAALSADVGDMLSALPPLARLARYGDVRGRVTGDLKATGTFRTLLTRASVGLPTAATGLAEDAATELRTQVQGADAAVRLLDDPEALGEWYAALHELTTRDDIPPLLAGDAVRRLRDGGELDTLTVGRYMELALAPAQPPQAVTAWLDGFLGQSGILLTHDRALLSLLDSWLTGLDAPVFQEVLPLLRRVFSRFEKAERRAIGEALRHDGSRGQAGQYAFNEERGLRAVPVVARMLGVGS from the coding sequence ATGAGTGAGATCTCCCTGTTTCCCATCCGGCATCACGGGCCCGGCAGTGCACGCAGCCTGGAACATGCCCTGAACCATCTTCAGCCGGATCTGTTCCTGGTCGAGGGCCCGGCAGACGCCGATCCGGTACTGCCTTTCCTGACCCGCTCCGACCTGCAGCCTCCCGTGGCTCTGCTGGGCTACGTCGCCGACGACCCGTCCAGAGCCTCGTTCTGGCCCTTTGCTTCGTTCAGCCCGGAATTCGTGGCGTTTCGCTGGGCCGCCGCCGCCGGTGTCACCGCACGTTTCATGGACCTGCCCGCCAGCGCGACTCTGGCCCAGGAGAAAACGCCGGACACCGGGGATGACCTGCACACCGACCCGCTGCGCCTGCTGGCCGAGGCGGCCGGCCATTCCGATTTCGAGCGTTGGTGGGAAACACTCGTAGAGGCTCGCGGCGATGATTTTGAGGTTTTCGGGGCCGTTCTGGAAGCCATGCAGGCTGTCCGGGGGGACGCCCCGCCCGCCTCGGGGACAGAAGCGCAGCGCGAGGCGTTCATGCGCCAGACCCTGCGCGCGGCTCACAAGGAAGGCTTCCAGAGGGTGGCAGTGGTGTGCGGGGCCTGGCATGCTCCGGCCCTGGACCTGGGGGGCTTCCGGGCGAAGGACGACGCCGCGCTGCTCAGGGGCCTGCCCAAGGTCAAAGTCAACCTGACCTGGGTACCCTGGACCCACGGGAGGCTTTCGGTGCACAGTGGCTACGGCGCCGGTGTGCGGTCCCCCGGCTATTACCATCATCTGTTTACGACCCCCGAACACGTGACCGAACGCTGGTTCGCCCGGGTGGCCCGGCTGCTGCGCGCCGAGCGGCTGGACGCCAGCAGCGCCAGCGTGATCGAGGCCACCCGGCTGGCCGGTACCCTGGCGGCGCTGCGTGGCCGGCGTCTTCCGGGATTGGACGAGCTGAACGAGGCGGCCCTGAGTGTCTTTGGCTGGGACAGTGACCTGCCCCTGCGCCTGATCGAGCGGCAACTGGTGGTGGGGGAGACCCTGGGCCGGGTCCCGGAAGACACACCGAGCGTGCCTCTGGCTCAGGACCTGGCCCGGCAACAGAAGCGGCTGCGGCTGAAGGTGCAGCCGGACCCCCTGGACCTGACGCTGGACCTGCGCGAGGATCACGATCTGGCCCGCAGCGCGCTGTTTCACCGCCTGAACCTGCTGGGGGTGCCGTGGGCCCAGGCGCGCTACAGCGGCGGGCGCGGCACCTTCAAGGAGGCCTGGGCGCTGGCCTGGGCCCCGGAATTCAGTGTCCGGCTGGTCGAGGCCAGCCGCTGGGGCCAGACGGTGGAGTCGGCCGCGACCTCCCACGCCATGAACCGCGCCCGGGAGGCAGGCACCCTGGGTGACCTGACTGCTTTGCTGGAAGCGATCCGGTACGCCGACCTCCCGGGGGCGCTGACTCCGGCATTGTCGGCCCTGGATGCCCGCGCGGCACTCAGCGCGGATGTAGGGGACATGCTGTCGGCGCTGCCGCCCCTGGCCCGGCTGGCCCGCTACGGCGACGTCCGGGGCCGGGTGACCGGTGATCTGAAAGCCACCGGCACCTTCCGCACCCTGCTGACCCGCGCCAGCGTGGGCCTGCCCACTGCTGCGACCGGTCTGGCCGAGGACGCGGCCACCGAGTTGCGCACCCAGGTGCAGGGAGCCGACGCGGCCGTGCGCCTGCTCGACGACCCGGAGGCCCTGGGCGAGTGGTACGCGGCCCTGCATGAACTGACTACCCGGGACGATATCCCACCGCTGCTGGCGGGAGACGCCGTGCGGCGGCTTCGGGACGGCGGCGAACTGGACACGCTCACGGTCGGACGGTACATGGAACTGGCCCTGGCTCCGGCCCAGCCGCCGCAGGCGGTGACAGCCTGGCTTGACGGATTTCTGGGCCAGAGCGGAATTCTGCTGACCCACGACCGCGCCCTGCTCTCGCTGCTGGACAGCTGGCTGACCGGGCTGGACGCGCCGGTGTTCCAGGAGGTGTTGCCGCTGCTGCGCCGGGTCTTCAGCCGTTTCGAGAAAGCCGAGCGGCGCGCCATCGGTGAGGCCCTGCGCCATGACGGCAGCCGGGGGCAGGCGGGGCAGTACGCCTTCAATGAGGAACGTGGTCTGCGCGCCGTGCCGGTGGTCGCCAGGATGCTGGGGGTGGGTTCATGA
- a CDS encoding VWA domain-containing protein, which yields MTGMNDEARRRWRLVLGGGDADGLGGEGAALSIEDRRMDQALSGLYDAETGPRRAGLGASAPKVARWLADLREFFPTSVVRVMQADAIERLDLTRLLFEPEMLEYVEPDVHLVGTLLSLKGVMPAAAKDAARGVVRQVVDDLTRRLEEPTRAAVSGSLSRAQRNFRPRPSEIDWDRTIRANLKNYLPDRTTVIPERLIGMGRKRRSLRDIVLCLDQSGSMASSVVYAGVFGAVLSSLPAVETRVVAFDTEVVDLSEHLEDPVDLLYGVQLGGGTDINRALAYCQGVIQRPEQTILVLISDLYEGGNEREMLARARSLKDAGVNMIALLALSDDGSPSYDHRVARAYAQLQIPAFACTPDHFPALMAAAIRGDDVATWAGEQGLVVRGTVEHLD from the coding sequence ATGACAGGCATGAATGACGAGGCCCGCCGGCGCTGGCGTCTGGTGCTGGGTGGGGGTGACGCCGATGGTCTGGGGGGTGAAGGTGCTGCGCTGAGTATCGAGGATCGGCGCATGGACCAGGCGCTCAGTGGGCTGTACGACGCCGAAACCGGTCCGCGGCGTGCAGGCCTGGGAGCTAGCGCGCCCAAGGTGGCACGGTGGCTGGCGGACCTGCGGGAGTTCTTCCCGACCAGCGTGGTCCGGGTGATGCAGGCGGACGCCATCGAGCGCCTGGACCTTACCCGGCTGCTGTTCGAGCCGGAAATGCTCGAATACGTGGAGCCGGACGTGCATCTGGTGGGCACGCTGCTCAGCCTGAAGGGGGTGATGCCTGCGGCGGCCAAGGACGCGGCCCGTGGGGTGGTGCGGCAAGTCGTAGACGATCTGACCCGGCGCCTCGAGGAACCCACCCGCGCTGCCGTCAGCGGCAGCCTGAGCCGCGCCCAGCGCAACTTCAGGCCCCGCCCCAGCGAAATCGACTGGGACCGGACCATCCGCGCCAACCTGAAGAACTACCTGCCAGACCGCACTACCGTGATTCCCGAGCGCCTGATCGGCATGGGGCGCAAGCGTCGCAGCCTGCGAGACATCGTGCTGTGCCTGGATCAGTCGGGCAGCATGGCCTCCAGTGTGGTGTATGCCGGTGTCTTCGGGGCGGTCTTGTCGTCGTTGCCGGCAGTGGAAACCCGGGTGGTGGCCTTCGACACCGAGGTCGTGGACCTTTCCGAGCACCTGGAAGATCCCGTGGACCTGCTTTACGGCGTTCAGCTGGGTGGCGGAACGGACATCAATCGGGCACTGGCCTACTGTCAGGGTGTCATCCAGCGTCCCGAGCAGACCATCCTGGTGCTGATTTCTGACCTGTACGAGGGCGGCAACGAACGTGAGATGCTCGCGCGGGCCCGCAGCCTCAAGGACGCCGGAGTCAACATGATTGCCCTGCTGGCCCTGTCCGATGACGGCTCACCGAGCTACGACCACCGTGTGGCGCGGGCCTACGCACAGCTGCAGATACCAGCATTCGCATGTACGCCCGACCACTTTCCTGCACTGATGGCCGCGGCCATTCGGGGTGATGACGTCGCCACCTGGGCGGGCGAGCAGGGCCTGGTGGTGCGTGGAACGGTCGAGCATCTGGACTAG
- the infA gene encoding translation initiation factor IF-1, which translates to MPEQREKRKKEESDTVRAEGVVEEALPNTTFRVKLDTGHDILAYISGKMRIHYIRILPGDRVVLEISPYDTTRGRIVYRK; encoded by the coding sequence ATGCCGGAACAGCGGGAAAAGCGTAAGAAGGAAGAGTCCGACACTGTGCGGGCTGAGGGTGTGGTTGAAGAGGCGCTGCCGAACACCACGTTCCGTGTGAAGCTCGATACCGGGCACGACATCCTGGCTTACATCAGCGGCAAGATGCGTATTCACTACATCCGCATTCTGCCGGGAGACCGCGTGGTTCTGGAGATCAGCCCCTACGACACCACTCGTGGGCGCATCGTCTACCGCAAGTAA
- the rpmJ gene encoding 50S ribosomal protein L36, which yields MKVRSSVKKMCDNCKVIRRHGRVLVICSNVKHKQRQG from the coding sequence ATGAAAGTTCGTAGCAGTGTCAAGAAGATGTGCGACAACTGCAAAGTGATCCGCCGCCACGGGCGCGTGTTGGTCATTTGCTCCAACGTCAAGCACAAGCAGAGGCAGGGTTAA
- the rpsM gene encoding 30S ribosomal protein S13 — translation MARVAGVDLPREKRIEIALTYIYGIGLTRSKQVLSQTGINADTRVKNLTEAEQSTLRDAIEKTFKVEGDLRSEVGQNIKRLMDIGAYRGLRHRRGLPVRGQRTKTNARTRKGPKKTVAGKKKATRK, via the coding sequence ATGGCACGTGTAGCTGGTGTTGACCTGCCCCGCGAAAAGCGCATTGAAATTGCGCTCACCTACATCTACGGCATTGGCCTGACCCGCAGCAAGCAGGTTCTCTCGCAGACCGGCATCAATGCCGACACCCGCGTCAAGAACCTGACCGAAGCGGAACAGAGCACCCTGCGTGACGCCATCGAAAAGACCTTCAAGGTCGAAGGTGACCTGCGCAGCGAAGTCGGCCAGAACATCAAGCGTCTGATGGACATCGGCGCCTACCGCGGCCTGCGTCACCGCCGTGGTCTGCCCGTGCGTGGTCAGCGCACCAAGACCAACGCCCGCACCCGCAAAGGCCCGAAAAAGACCGTTGCCGGGAAGAAAAAGGCGACGAGGAAGTAA
- the rpsK gene encoding 30S ribosomal protein S11 codes for MAKPTKGKAPRRARRNISAGRAYVHASYNNTIVTITDLDGNSVAWSSGGTIGYKGSKKGTPYAAQLAAADAVKKAQQTFGMNIVDVIVRGSGSGREQAIRAIQASGIEVKSIMDDTPVPHNGCRPKKKFRA; via the coding sequence ATGGCGAAACCCACCAAAGGCAAGGCACCCCGTCGCGCCCGCCGCAACATCAGCGCCGGCCGCGCGTACGTGCACGCGAGCTACAACAACACCATCGTCACCATCACGGACCTGGACGGCAACTCTGTCGCCTGGAGCAGTGGCGGGACCATCGGCTACAAGGGCAGCAAGAAGGGTACCCCCTACGCTGCCCAGTTGGCCGCCGCTGACGCCGTGAAAAAGGCCCAGCAGACCTTCGGCATGAACATCGTCGACGTGATTGTGCGTGGCTCGGGCTCCGGCCGCGAGCAGGCCATCCGCGCGATTCAGGCCTCGGGCATCGAAGTGAAGTCCATCATGGACGACACCCCCGTGCCTCACAACGGCTGCCGCCCCAAGAAGAAGTTCCGCGCCTGA
- the rpsD gene encoding 30S ribosomal protein S4 — MGRFRGSITKLSRREGINLAETEKVQKYLDKRPYAPGQHGQRRGRGRPSDYSVRLREKQKLARLYGMGEKQFRNLFEEAASVPGVTGTVFLQLLERRLDNVVFRMGFASTRRQARQFVGHGHILVNGKKVDIPSYRVKIGDEISVSEGSRQMGFVQENMEAQKRRRVSPWVELDVDNFKGTFSRLPAREDLALPINENFIIEYYSR, encoded by the coding sequence ATGGGTCGTTTCCGTGGTTCCATCACCAAGCTCAGCCGCCGCGAAGGCATCAACCTCGCGGAGACTGAAAAAGTCCAGAAGTACCTTGACAAGCGTCCCTACGCGCCCGGCCAGCACGGCCAGCGCCGTGGCCGTGGCCGCCCCAGCGACTACAGCGTCCGTCTGCGCGAAAAGCAGAAGCTCGCGCGTCTGTACGGCATGGGCGAGAAGCAGTTCCGCAACCTCTTCGAGGAGGCCGCGAGTGTTCCTGGCGTGACTGGCACTGTGTTCCTGCAGCTGCTGGAACGCCGCCTGGACAACGTCGTGTTCCGCATGGGCTTTGCCAGCACCCGCCGTCAGGCCCGTCAGTTCGTGGGCCACGGCCACATTCTCGTGAATGGCAAGAAAGTCGATATCCCCAGCTACCGCGTCAAGATCGGTGACGAGATCAGCGTCTCCGAGGGCAGCCGTCAGATGGGCTTCGTTCAGGAAAACATGGAAGCGCAAAAGCGCCGCCGCGTCAGCCCCTGGGTCGAACTGGATGTCGACAACTTCAAGGGCACCTTCTCCCGCCTCCCCGCGCGTGAAGACCTCGCCCTGCCTATCAACGAGAACTTCATCATCGAGTACTACTCGCGCTAA
- a CDS encoding DNA-directed RNA polymerase subunit alpha, with amino-acid sequence MDQKRPQLKARVDGNYGEFVLEPLTRGYGVTIGNPIRRILMSSIPGTAVTSVYIEDVLHEFSTIPGVKEDVIQLILNLKELVVRFHTSGPKTLTLRAQGEGVVKASAFEVPSDAEIVNPDLTIATLAEDGKLVMEVRVEEGEGYVPADKHATKDRINSIPVDAVFSPVRRVAYHVENTRVGQQTDLDRLILRVWTDGSTGPQDALDKSVEILRDELTVFGNVEALPALISDVAPVYTPAPVPAHNVYDLPPTTGSVNLNPGDYPAELDSPRVTLEGLGLTTRVLHSLKEEGIDSVDALCALSDRDLKKVPGIGERSLDEIKQQLAQFGLALRD; translated from the coding sequence GTGGATCAAAAGCGCCCCCAACTCAAAGCCCGCGTGGACGGCAACTACGGCGAGTTCGTCCTGGAGCCGCTCACGCGCGGTTACGGCGTCACCATCGGGAACCCCATCCGGCGCATCCTGATGTCCTCGATCCCCGGTACGGCTGTGACCAGCGTGTACATCGAGGATGTTCTGCACGAGTTTTCAACCATCCCCGGCGTCAAGGAAGACGTTATCCAGCTGATCTTGAACCTCAAGGAACTCGTGGTGCGGTTTCACACGAGCGGCCCCAAGACCCTGACCCTGCGTGCGCAGGGCGAAGGCGTCGTCAAGGCCAGCGCTTTTGAGGTGCCCAGTGACGCGGAGATCGTCAATCCGGACCTGACCATTGCCACCCTGGCTGAAGACGGCAAACTGGTGATGGAAGTGCGCGTGGAAGAAGGCGAAGGCTACGTGCCCGCCGACAAGCACGCCACCAAGGACCGCATCAACTCGATTCCGGTGGACGCGGTGTTCAGCCCCGTTCGTCGCGTGGCCTACCACGTGGAAAACACCCGCGTGGGTCAGCAGACCGACCTGGACCGCCTGATCCTGCGCGTCTGGACCGACGGCAGCACCGGCCCGCAGGACGCACTGGACAAGTCCGTCGAGATCCTGCGTGACGAGCTGACCGTCTTCGGAAACGTGGAAGCCCTGCCTGCGCTGATCAGCGACGTGGCGCCGGTCTACACCCCCGCGCCCGTGCCAGCGCACAACGTGTACGATCTGCCCCCCACCACCGGCAGCGTCAATCTGAACCCCGGCGATTACCCCGCCGAACTCGACTCGCCCCGCGTGACCCTCGAGGGTCTGGGACTGACCACCCGCGTGCTGCATTCCCTCAAGGAAGAAGGCATCGACAGCGTGGACGCCCTGTGCGCCCTGTCCGACCGTGACCTCAAGAAGGTTCCTGGTATCGGCGAGCGCAGCCTGGACGAGATCAAGCAGCAACTGGCCCAGTTCGGGCTGGCGCTGCGCGACTGA